In the genome of Arctopsyche grandis isolate Sample6627 chromosome 13, ASM5162203v2, whole genome shotgun sequence, the window GACCAAGGTTTCTGAAGGACGGCAATCTATGTTGGGTTTACATAAAGCGAAAGATAAACAGCAAAATATAACAATTCGGTAGATCAAAGTCTGAAGTAtcatatgatataaatatattcagcaTTTTTTTGAGAACATACTGATATTAGTTTGTTAAATCGAGGTTTTATTGTATtggcaaataaattaaatttcaatatatttttttctagtttGAAGGCAATattcttaattattattaattgaattatattatattaatattcttaataattaatattgaattataattcattaaattaaaataaataaaacatatatacttTAATTTTCACATGATTTTAAACGTAATTGGTCCATCTAtagtattatataggtatatggtCAATTGGATGTAAAGTTAAAAATAACACTAGTGGAAACCTCATGTGCTCATAATAGTGTTCTAGCTCACTACTAATTAATGGCAGTGTATGACATTacttctaattttaaaattcaattgacCAATATACCATACATTGGTTAATCATTGTTTCAAATACCTTTATTTCGTGTTGAAGTTTCATAGCAAGGGCGGCGCATACTTCCGGTATCATAGCGGAAATAGCTTGTTTTGATATATTGAACAGCTGCATCATGGAGTTGTAAGAATCTCCAGTAGCCAAGAACCTCAATGTGACTAGCAAGCGCTCTTTAACAGATATGGCAAGCCTCAATATTGTGTCTTGTCTAGAGATAATCGGCCCGATTTTATTTACCAAGTCATCGAAATCGAGGCTTGACATTCCGAGAGCGCTTTGAAGGTGAGCGATCGCTAAGTGATGATCAAGACGAGGATCGGCCTCTGCTCGAGTCTCTTCTCGATCATTCCTCTTTTTCAAGGAAGGTCGCATCCAGCAGCTCCGCTTgcgtttttttctttcgttaatGATAATATAAGCTGCAGCAGCTATTATCACATCTTCTTCGTACCACATGATGACAAAATTCAACTAGAAAACAATTAACAAACAATaagatacatataaaaatgtaagtttattagTAGCAATTTCATTTAAGATACTTTTTACAAGTGTAAATGCTGGGACTCATCATTTGAATGTTTAACTAGTGATAGATGCCATTTTATTGGTCCTATGTGGATGCCGTGTGTGTTAAATCGTGAAACAACTGTACAGCCTTGTGTTATTGACATATTTCTACTTTGTGGATACTTCTTTTTTCTCGTCACATGCTTTGGTTTAGGAATATTGATTATGACTGATATCCATGAGTTGTTATTAGATGTAGATTGAAtagtagtatgaatagattttgtgtCACTcagactatgtatgtaattcacgAATTTCaacgttacatacatatgctatatTTTCAGAAACTATTGTGAATATATATTGCTTTTAAAGTTTTAACTATTGCTTTATTTTTCAGATGGATGGAGAAAGTTTTTCCAAATCATCATAATGAAAAAACGATTAGGAAAAGTTCTGATCTAACATCACACAAGTGTGACGTTTGTTCAAAGTCATTCACATACATTAACCACAAATTATATCGGCAAATGAAAATTCACACTGGACCtacgattttttaaatttaaaccctACATAAATGtgagatattaaatttaaaaaattctgtTTTCTTTGAGTTTTATTTACACGAATACACAAATAGTTCAAGCATAATAtcacataaaatttaataatgaactTACGTTAATTTTCgaatttgtatacataaatgccgaaatatttcaaataacgtATGGGAGGAAACTACATGACTATAATGTGTTACTAAAGGTGATCAGATAATTTTCGTtgcaattgtaatatataaatgatCTATATTAACATACGCAGTATGTATTTCGTGGTCGGAAATGGTTACACGTTCGATCCGGGATGTTTTATCACTGCATACTAATTATATGGATATAAACTGATGGTTTTCACTATTTTAGATGGTGCTACAgcggtatgtacatagatgatatttttatagtaaaatattaatatgcagTTATAACGGTAACCTACGGTGATATCGGgtcagttttaataaatttttatttttttagaaaaataaaatcggGTCAacgttataataaattataatgttttttagaaaaattttatttttcgtaaaatatatttgaatatcttTTTATTACTTCAACGGATGTTGAAAGTTATCAATAGCGTATTACAATTGGTCATCTAAAAATCCCGATGCAATAATTATAATTGTTCACCTGCAGTTATCGGTCAACCAAGATAATGATTAGTAGACAAAACCGCTTCCAGACTATTTCATACAATACGAGCCATGTTTGGATGGTCTATTTGTCATTATGAAATGTCAAATcagcattaatattaaagtaACCAATCACAGACCGGTATTGGGACCCAATAGTCCCTTGTAGGCGGTCTTTCATCAGTGCTGTCAACTTATATTTGATCAAcatacaaaacattaaacaagtctagcatatattaaatgtaagaaagtataatcggattataagttcattataataaaattataatcggagACAAGTATAAAGgtatgttcatacctagtcagcacgtaccgacttcagcagatatccggccgtacgaaaagtattctttggtacattttgtatgggtatattcataccaaccgtcacgtttacgccacggcaggcttacagcagtaccctgttcataccttacagcaacgtatcgtatccgtttttttggccatcgtggaaatatacactcgaattacgtgccatgagtctgacgctttgctgttttggaccaattatcgatagtgatagttgacagctgttcaatctttcgacatggttttggcgcaaatatttaaaaaaaataataattttttacggaaatatttaaaaaaaatttgtccatcatccacaagctccttatacagtgtccaaaactctctttcggtttttctattttttaacatgggatgcacatcaaaacgcctccatgcttttttattgccttcttgagcttcttcttccaacaacagcgcgattatacataatttttcgttcgataaacgtcgaaacatttttgctgacttgtattctgacgcgtagctacgaatgcacgtgtatgcattcatattgcaagtactcgacaatacgacgtaagcaatattgcgccgtatcgtcatggcctctaatgtataagtaagccgattttgccttgcactcagccaaattgctgtaaacgtgacgtgaccgcgacgtgtaggtagatatgaatagaaatgtaataaaatgacatatttgaaacggagtcgtgcagtgctgaagccgtgcagtgctgttaagtatgaacagactttaacacgtgagggcggatctagtatattctagatctatgattgtatctgtttaaatgcactcgtcgcattggagcgatctttaAAGGTGAGCATTCgtgttatatgaaataaaaaaataataaaacatttttcgtgtcactgtaagtaaatttttataacataatataatgtcATTGGTACTAGTGGTTGTCATATTTTGTAGGTTAGAATACTGCTTAGTTTGCTGTAAGTGAAAGCTGAGAAGTGAGAAGTGTTAGGAGATGGAGTGTCGGCTATGTCTTTCATTTCAACCAGCTGAGTCGTCCATTTCCATCTATGACAATCAGTCATTAGTACAACAAATCAAAGGCTGCTGTCAGCTACAGGTCAGTTCATTTTCGATTTGCGGAAGCAATATAACTCTAGAATTGCATGGCTACGGGTatgtttgtttaatatttatgttaaaGATTTATATTAactgttatatattttatattaaactcgACTTAAATAAGGTGACTATTcgtattggtttttttttttttgggtatctgtcctggtaagtcatgagataaaaccagtacacttaTTTATCTAATAGTATGTAATAGATGGATTGAAATTGAAAAGTGATCGTATACAAATATTGGCAAAGTTGTCGAAAATTgtctaatttgtattttataaacttACAGATGAAGGAAGATGAAACATTTCCAAATGAAATATGCCTATTGTGTGAGTCCAACCTAAAATCATTCGCATGTTTTAAAACTATGTGTATTAAGAGTGATGTTACGCGAAGAGCAATGAATATCAAAACAGAAGAAATTATATTAGACGACTTAAATTGGGAGGAAGAAAATAGCAGTAAATTCGATGCATATGAGGTAAATAAAGAAATTTCTATGTGCAATAGTGAAGAAAGTATGTtggtgaaatttaaatttattaattcgcAATTTTGAATAtggaattaattgaaaattgaaacaaGTGTTCTTAATAATCTTTTGATTTTACAGACTGGTAGGGAAACTGGCTGTCATGAAACTGAAgaaatcattcaaaatattcCACTCACAGAATTTGATGTAAGGAAAGGTTCAAATAAGGACTCGCTTACGTGTAAAATCTGTTCAAAATATTGTGCACGAAAATCAAGCTTCGATGACCATATGAATATccacactggggaaaagccgTATGTATGCAATATATGCTCAAAATCCTTTGCATATAATTCCTCCTTAAAGGTTCATATGCGTATTCATGCAACGGACCAACAAAACAAATGTGAGATATGTCACAAATTATTCGTATCCAGTTCCCACTTGATAATGCACATGAACAGccatactggggaaaagccgTACACGTGTGATGTGTGCGTAAAATCGTTTGGATCTAAATCTTATTTAGTCGCACATATGAATACTCACACTGGgaaaaagccacacaaatgtgacagttgtttaaaatcatttacattgAAGTCGGATTTAGCGAGGCATTTGAATATACACACGGGagaaaaaccatacaaatgtgatatatgtCTGAAACCGTTCACAACTGAACACAATTTATCGgttcacaaaaaaaatcatacagagGAAAAAGCATACAGTTGTGATGTATGTTTGAAGTTATTCacatataaatcatttttattggaGCATATGAAACTTCATGTTGAAGAGAAATCACACAAGTGTGATatctgttcaaaatcatttacaaaAAAGTCTTCTTTAGAAGTACATTTATATACTCACATAGGAgaaaaaccattcaaatgtgTCGACTGCTCGAAATCATTTGCAACTGAATACTATCTATCAATTCATAGGAAAACTCATTCCAAtaaaaagccatacaaatgtgaccgATGTTTGAAAACATTCTGTTATAAAACTTCTTTAAATTGTCACATGAAAAAACACGACGGACTAAAACCCCATAAATGTGAAATCTGCTCGAAATCATTCCCATTTAAATGTCACTTGATGACACATATGATAACTCACAGAGATCTTAAACAAAACAAATGCGACGTGTGCTTAAAGTCGTTCACCACTTCACAATACTTGGTGATGCATATGAAAAATCACACAATGGAAAAATCTCTGTCGTCCGATGCATTATTGACACATACGAAAATTGATGATCCGAATAATCACAGTGTAGATAAAATTTTCGGCTGTGATATGTGTCCAAGATTTTTTGTAACTTATCGTAGGTTATTGAATCATAAAAAAACCCACTCTGAAGATAATCCTCTCATGTGTAATATATGTTTGAAAACATTTACAACGAAGCTTTACTTAGAAGCGCATATGAAGACTCATTCTGGGgaaaaaccattcaaatgtgaCAACTGCGAAAAATCTTTTGCAAAAAAAGTATCTTTAAAATTCCATGCATATACCCACTCTGGGAAAAAACCATTTGAATGTAATATCTGTTCGAAATCCTTCACAAATGATTACATCTTTAAAATTCATATGCAAGTCCATTCTAAAGGAAAACAGTATAAATGCGAAAagtgttcaaaatcattcggATATAAAAGCTCTTTAAATAATCACATGAAATACCACGCAGGACTAAAACCCCACAAGTGTGACATCTGCTTGAAGTCTTTTACTTTTAAATCTCACTTAGCGGCACATGTGATAACCCACAGAGGGCTTAAAcaatacaaatgtgaaatttgcttaaaatcattcaccACTTCACACTACTTGGTAACTCATTTGAAAACTCACACAGTTGAAAAACTGTTCTCTTGCAATATATGTTCCAAATCGTTTGCAACGAAATCATCACTGTTACTgcataatcatatacataccgGGGAAGCACTGAATAAATGTGAAGTATGTTCTAAATCATTTGCATATAAATCGCAATTGGTAATGCATATGCATAGCCATACTGGAGAAAAGCCGTATACCTGTGACATATGTTCGAAATCATTTGGAACAAAGTCGTATTTAATGCTACATATAAACGCTCACACTGGAAGAACACCTTTTAAATGCAACATCTGTTTCAAAAAGTTCATGTCGGATTATGAACTAAAGATACATTCGAATATTCACATTGCAGGCCAAACTTACAACTGCGATATGTGCCcaaaattttttatatcccaTCAAAGGCTATTGTCACATAAAAAAACGCATTCTGAAAATAAACCATGTGTCTGTGATATATGTTTCAAAACATTTACACTGAAACGTCACTTAGCAGCACATATTAAGACTCATTCTAtggaaaaaccatacaaatgtgatatttgccaAAAATCGTTTAGAAAAAAGGCATCTTTAAAAATACACGCATATTCTCACATAGGGAAGAAACCACACGAGTGCAGTATCTGCTTCAAATCCTTCTCAAATGGATCTAACCTAAACGTTCATATAAAAGTCCATAGTGAGGAAAAACATTACAAATGCGACAAGTgttcgaaattatttatatataaaacctcTTTAAATAATCACATGAAATATCACGCAGAATTAAAACCCCATAATTGTGACATCTGCTTGCAGTCTTTCACTTTTAAATCTCACCTGATGGCACATGTGGCAACTCATGGAGAGCTTGAGCAATATAAATGCGATATgtgcttaaaatcattcaccACTTCACACCACTTGATAATGCATGTGAAAACACACACAATGGAAACATTGTTCCCTTGCGATATGTGTTCCAAATCGTTCGCAACGGAATCATCACTGCTATTGCATAATCATATCCATACCGAGGAAGCACCAAAAAAATGTGAAgtatgttttaaatcattttcattcgaCTCGCAATTGACATCACATATGCTTACCCATACTGGGGAAGAGAAGTATACTTGTGACATATGCTCGAAATCATTTGGAACAAAGTCGTATTTAATGCTACATATAAACGCCCATACTGGAAGAACACCTTTTAAATGTGATATCTGTTTGAAAAAGTTTATGTCAGATTATGAACTAAAGATACATTCGAATATTCACATTGCAGATGAAACTTACAACTGTGACATGTGCCCGAAAGTTTTTACATCTCAGCACAGTTTATTGACGCATAAAAAAACGCACTCTGAAGCTAAACCCCATATGTGTAGTATATGTTTGAAAAAATTCACATTGAAGCCTCTCTTGGCAGCACACATCAAGACTCATTCTGGGGAAAAGCCGTATAAATGTGACATGTGCCAAAAATCGTTCAAAAAAAAGTCATCTTTAAAAACACATGTATATCTTCACACTGGGAGAAAACTATGCAAATGTACCATTTGCCCAAAATCCTTCACAaatgaatacatattaaaaaatcatatcaaaATGCATTCTGAAGGAAATCAGTACAAATGCGACAagtgttcaaaatcatttggaTATAAATCCTCATTAAATAATCACATGAAGTATCACACAGGATTAAAACCGCATAACTGTGATATCTGCTTCAAGTCTTTTACTTTTAAATCTCACTTGGCGGCACACAGCAAGATTCACAGCGGTCTGAAACCTTACAAATGCGAAGTCTGTCTGAAGTCGTTTACGACTTCAACATTCTTAGTATTGCATATGAAGAGCCATAACGAGAataagccatacaaatgtgacgtaTGTTTGAAATCGTTTGCATTTAAATCTTCCTTGGTGTCACATATGCATATTCATTCGGGAAAAacgtcacacaaatgtgaaatatgTTCCAAATTATTTCTATCTAACTCACACTTGGTTGCCCATATGAACACccatactggggaaaagccgTACACATGTGACATGTGTTTGAAGGGATATGGATCTAAATCTTACTTGGTAACGCATATGAAAATTCACACTGGAAATAAACCGCATAAATGTGTTTTATGTTCAAAATCTTTTTCATACAAATCATCTTTGGTTACACATTCCAAAATTCATAATCAAGAAAAACATATATTGTAACCATATACCTGATTGCTATTAATGCAAATCACCAGAGCATAAGTAAATACCTTACTTATTAAAGCCTATGTAAATTTTGAAACTACATATGAAACTGTTATTGATAGTTTGAGAACATCATTTGTCAGTGAAAACCGATCTCAATGATATTTAACCTTTTACCCCATAATTCTAATTATATTATGCTAGTtcttttacccagcttcgctcagtatttgtaatataaacagcttaaacacggtgaatctaatagtaaatattcatttgtttttatattaaatttatttgaatcgaaaaaaaaattgaatcgtcatagaaaggatgttcccaaccaaaaatacaaagtctctttcgaaattatatattagatagattACTGGGACCTATGAAGTTTATTTGTTGTGTGcaaaagttattttttaaagCCACTGCATATTGCACTGGTAGagttattgcataccagtagagtgGTCGTAGGTTCAAGTAccagccaaatacgctgctggcgagattttgtcgttattaaaacacagatctaCCGTCTCTTGTtggaatttttcttttttttgtaacttaATTGTTTTgaaggatccaataaatcggtatcctccccgtcagtttctcgcaaattcgatcTATTAGCATATCAAATTTTGTGTGTATcaaaaaattgttgattgtccatagatgtctctattgtatctCTATGTTCTGTTATGTTTGAAGAattgttagtatttatgtacaaaaataatctaaccatatgtgtcgccttgaggGTAAtttctgtcatggcacatatgatgtatatatgtataataataataaaaaaaatccattaatgtaacaattttcttttattttgcgtacatgtattttttttgcccCATATATCACCCCAATAcgataaaatataacattttaacgtgttatatgtaaattagtaaattttctcggaattttttgtattcaaaacaaAGATGGGAGAATAATggtcgacaagtttctcctacatttcttcaa includes:
- the LOC143921555 gene encoding uncharacterized protein LOC143921555; translation: MECRLCLSFQPAESSISIYDNQSLVQQIKGCCQLQMKEDETFPNEICLLCESNLKSFACFKTMCIKSDVTRRAMNIKTEEIILDDLNWEEENSSKFDAYETGRETGCHETEEIIQNIPLTEFDVRKGSNKDSLTCKICSKYCARKSSFDDHMNIHTGEKPYVCNICSKSFAYNSSLKVHMRIHATDQQNKCEICHKLFVSSSHLIMHMNSHTGEKPYTCDVCVKSFGSKSYLVAHMNTHTGKKPHKCDSCLKSFTLKSDLARHLNIHTGEKPYKCDICLKPFTTEHNLSVHKKNHTEEKAYSCDVCLKLFTYKSFLLEHMKLHVEEKSHKCDICSKSFTKKSSLEVHLYTHIGEKPFKCVDCSKSFATEYYLSIHRKTHSNKKPYKCDRCLKTFCYKTSLNCHMKKHDGLKPHKCEICSKSFPFKCHLMTHMITHRDLKQNKCDVCLKSFTTSQYLVMHMKNHTMEKSLSSDALLTHTKIDDPNNHSVDKIFGCDMCPRFFVTYRRLLNHKKTHSEDNPLMCNICLKTFTTKLYLEAHMKTHSGEKPFKCDNCEKSFAKKVSLKFHAYTHSGKKPFECNICSKSFTNDYIFKIHMQVHSKGKQYKCEKCSKSFGYKSSLNNHMKYHAGLKPHKCDICLKSFTFKSHLAAHVITHRGLKQYKCEICLKSFTTSHYLVTHLKTHTVEKLFSCNICSKSFATKSSLLLHNHIHTGEALNKCEVCSKSFAYKSQLVMHMHSHTGEKPYTCDICSKSFGTKSYLMLHINAHTGRTPFKCNICFKKFMSDYELKIHSNIHIAGQTYNCDMCPKFFISHQRLLSHKKTHSENKPCVCDICFKTFTLKRHLAAHIKTHSMEKPYKCDICQKSFRKKASLKIHAYSHIGKKPHECSICFKSFSNGSNLNVHIKVHSEEKHYKCDKCSKLFIYKTSLNNHMKYHAELKPHNCDICLQSFTFKSHLMAHVATHGELEQYKCDMCLKSFTTSHHLIMHVKTHTMETLFPCDMCSKSFATESSLLLHNHIHTEEAPKKCEVCFKSFSFDSQLTSHMLTHTGEEKYTCDICSKSFGTKSYLMLHINAHTGRTPFKCDICLKKFMSDYELKIHSNIHIADETYNCDMCPKVFTSQHSLLTHKKTHSEAKPHMCSICLKKFTLKPLLAAHIKTHSGEKPYKCDMCQKSFKKKSSLKTHVYLHTGRKLCKCTICPKSFTNEYILKNHIKMHSEGNQYKCDKCSKSFGYKSSLNNHMKYHTGLKPHNCDICFKSFTFKSHLAAHSKIHSGLKPYKCEVCLKSFTTSTFLVLHMKSHNENKPYKCDVCLKSFAFKSSLVSHMHIHSGKTSHKCEICSKLFLSNSHLVAHMNTHTGEKPYTCDMCLKGYGSKSYLVTHMKIHTGNKPHKCVLCSKSFSYKSSLVTHSKIHNQEKHIL